A genomic region of Oceaniferula marina contains the following coding sequences:
- a CDS encoding CNNM domain-containing protein: MTLLILYFTLSIGFSFLCSIWEAVLLSISPSHINMLEKERPKLGRKIKRMKEEIDRPLSAILSLNTIAHTVGAIGVGAQAGKLYGSESISLGFLHIYYESIIATVMTLAILILSEIIPKTLGATYWKALTPFTIRSVSQLMTFLSPLVWMSQKITGSLKGESTDSVLSRADLAAYAELGEQHGAINSGESRIISNLLKMRTLKTVDIMTPRTVAVMAQEDSTVSEFHQKHQNSPFSRIPIYEEKHDHITGIVLKDDILIALANDNDHTQLKDIKYDAVTVSDSMLLPQLFETMLSKKIHLSIVADQFGSLLGLVTLEDVIETLLGLEIVDETDEAPDLQQLARQKWKERAANLGILPIAEIKPDETPKQAGDQKTPEKAM; this comes from the coding sequence ATGACTCTTCTGATTCTTTATTTCACCCTCTCGATAGGCTTTTCCTTTTTGTGTTCTATCTGGGAGGCGGTGCTACTGAGCATCTCCCCATCCCACATCAACATGCTGGAAAAAGAGCGTCCGAAGCTCGGCCGTAAAATCAAAAGGATGAAGGAGGAGATCGACCGACCCCTGTCGGCCATCCTCAGCCTCAATACGATCGCCCATACCGTGGGAGCCATCGGCGTCGGAGCCCAGGCAGGCAAACTCTACGGTTCCGAATCCATTTCCCTCGGCTTCCTTCACATCTACTACGAATCCATTATTGCCACGGTGATGACCCTGGCCATTCTGATCCTGTCGGAAATCATCCCTAAAACCTTGGGTGCTACCTACTGGAAAGCCCTGACCCCTTTCACGATCCGCTCCGTCAGCCAGCTGATGACCTTCCTTTCCCCCTTGGTCTGGATGAGCCAGAAAATCACCGGCAGCCTCAAAGGCGAAAGCACCGATAGTGTCCTGAGCCGCGCCGACCTCGCCGCCTATGCCGAACTCGGAGAACAACACGGAGCCATCAACTCAGGGGAATCCCGCATCATCTCCAACCTGCTGAAAATGCGGACGCTAAAAACCGTCGACATCATGACGCCCCGAACGGTTGCCGTGATGGCACAAGAAGACAGCACCGTCTCCGAATTTCACCAAAAACACCAAAATTCTCCCTTTTCCCGGATCCCGATCTACGAAGAAAAACATGACCACATCACGGGTATCGTGCTAAAAGACGATATCCTGATTGCCTTGGCCAACGACAATGATCACACCCAACTCAAGGACATCAAATACGATGCGGTCACCGTCAGCGACAGCATGCTGCTGCCCCAGCTGTTTGAGACCATGCTCAGTAAAAAAATCCACCTTAGCATCGTCGCCGACCAGTTTGGCAGCCTGCTCGGGCTGGTGACCCTCGAGGATGTCATCGAAACCTTACTCGGACTGGAAATCGTCGATGAAACCGACGAAGCCCCTGATTTGCAACAACTGGCACGCCAAAAATGGAAAGAACGTGCCGCCAACCTCGGCATCCTTCCCATCGCTGAAATCAAGCCCGATGAGACACCGAAACAAGCAGGTGATCAGAAAACACCCGAAAAGGCAATGTAG